Genomic DNA from Pseudomonadota bacterium:
CGCAGACCGAACGTCAGCGCCAGCACCAGGCCAAGCGGCACCACCGCCGCCACCGCCACCACGGTGCGAGCGCGCCAAGTCGATACTGCCATCGCGAGGAGCAGTGCAAAGGCAGGCACGCCCGGCAACACGTAGGTCGCGAGGATGTTGCCCGCGAAAGTAAAGAAGACAAGCGGCCACAGCGCCCAGCACAGGAGGTACTGGTTGAGCGCGCGGCCGAGGGCGCGGCGCACCGCAGGCCCGGCCACCGCGACAGCGCGCGCACCCACACCGAGGGCCACCAGCGACCAGGGCAGGCACGCCAACAGGGCGTACACCCAGATGGTGCCGAGAGGCTCGTCGTGCGCGGTGCCGTAGCGGTCGCCCGACCAGCCGGACTGCAGGTAGCGCTGCAGGTGCTCGCCAACCAGGAAGTACCGAAGAAAGCCCGGCGTCCGGATCTCGGCCACGAGGTACCACGGCGCCGCCACCGCCGCCGCGAGCGCGAGCCCGGGTGGCCAGAGGCAGAGCGCCAGCACCTCCCGCCACCGCCACTGCAAGACCGTCCAAAGGCCGATCGGCCCGGCCGCGAGCACCGTGGCCACCGGCCCCTTGGCGAGCAACCCGAGGCCGAGCGAGGCAAAGAACACCAGCCGCCACACGACACCCCGCTGGTGCAGCGCAAACCAGAAGCTCGTCAGCGTCAGGGTCAGCGACGCGAGCAGGGCCGGGTCCGTCATCACCGTGCCCGCCGCCACGAAACCGCCGAGCGTCGACACCGCAATCAGCGCGGCGCGCCCAGCGACGGGCCGTGACACCACACGCGCCGCGAACACCGCGAGCAGCGCCAACGTCAGCGCCGTGTTGAGGAGCGCCGGTAACCGCGCGGCAAATGCCGCGTCGCCAAGCAATGCGATCGCCCCGGCGCTTTGCCAGATCGAGAGCGGCGGCTTGGCCCAG
This window encodes:
- a CDS encoding phospholipid carrier-dependent glycosyltransferase — its product is MTRWPFGWLGAAVCAVLAVRLATLGLYPLMDTTEARYGEIARVMVTSGNWVTPQLVPGEPFWAKPPLSIWQSAGAIALLGDAAFAARLPALLNTALTLALLAVFAARVVSRPVAGRAALIAVSTLGGFVAAGTVMTDPALLASLTLTLTSFWFALHQRGVVWRLVFFASLGLGLLAKGPVATVLAAGPIGLWTVLQWRWREVLALCLWPPGLALAAAVAAPWYLVAEIRTPGFLRYFLVGEHLQRYLQSGWSGDRYGTAHDEPLGTIWVYALLACLPWSLVALGVGARAVAVAGPAVRRALGRALNQYLLCWALWPLVFFTFAGNILATYVLPGVPAFALLLAMAVSTWRARTVVAVAAVVPLGLVLALTFGLRAHTQTESQARLLHAVQRAHPGVPVLYLRHAPHSARFYSRGTARFLLDSAAVHNAVRDGEPAVLVVRHGDGVDLPLDTLAVVHADEEYTAFLLPPR